Proteins from a single region of Streptomyces vinaceus:
- the ssd gene encoding septum site-determining protein Ssd, with protein sequence MGTPGGAAPGGGRPLIITEDPLLLDDLLRLCAAAGAEPHVHHAVPEQSGGGSGGGGGRGESGSGTGPEAGGGVGWESAPLVLVGDDAARRVRGAPRRAGVLLVGRDLDDPLVWQRAVEIGAEEVLRLPDAESRLVDRIADVVEGAGKPALAVGVIGGSGGAGASTLACALALRAARAGERTILIDGDPLGGGMDVLLGGESAEGLRWPDFAGSRGRVGAGALEESLPELHALRVLSWDRGDRVVVPPAAMRSVLAAARRRGGVVVVDLPRRVDEAVAEALAQLDLVLMVVPGELRAVAAAGRVAAGVRMVARDVRVVVRGRCPGGLDAEAVAGLLGVPLAGEVPVEVGLPGRVAEGEPPGGQGRGALARFCDGFWRRALGPAQGVAA encoded by the coding sequence TTGGGCACTCCGGGAGGGGCGGCGCCCGGTGGCGGTCGACCGCTGATCATCACCGAGGACCCGCTGCTGCTCGACGATCTGCTGCGGCTGTGCGCGGCCGCCGGCGCTGAACCGCATGTGCACCATGCGGTGCCCGAGCAAAGCGGAGGCGGAAGTGGCGGTGGCGGCGGAAGGGGCGAAAGCGGTTCCGGAACCGGCCCGGAGGCGGGCGGGGGCGTCGGATGGGAGTCCGCGCCGCTGGTGCTCGTCGGGGACGATGCCGCCCGCCGGGTGCGCGGAGCTCCGCGCCGAGCCGGCGTGCTGCTCGTCGGCCGGGACCTGGACGACCCCCTCGTGTGGCAGCGGGCGGTGGAGATCGGCGCCGAGGAGGTGCTCCGGCTCCCCGATGCCGAGAGCAGGCTCGTCGACCGCATCGCCGATGTGGTGGAAGGGGCCGGGAAACCCGCCCTCGCCGTCGGGGTGATCGGCGGCAGCGGCGGGGCCGGGGCCTCCACCCTCGCGTGCGCCCTGGCCCTGCGGGCCGCCCGCGCCGGGGAGCGGACCATCCTCATCGACGGCGACCCGCTCGGCGGCGGAATGGACGTACTGCTCGGTGGCGAGAGCGCCGAGGGGCTGCGCTGGCCGGATTTCGCGGGCTCGCGGGGCCGGGTGGGCGCCGGCGCGCTGGAGGAGTCCCTGCCGGAGCTGCACGCATTGCGGGTGCTCAGCTGGGACCGCGGGGACCGGGTGGTGGTGCCGCCCGCCGCGATGCGCTCGGTGCTGGCCGCCGCGCGCCGCAGGGGCGGGGTGGTGGTGGTCGACCTGCCCCGGCGGGTGGACGAAGCCGTGGCCGAGGCGCTGGCCCAGCTCGACCTGGTGCTGATGGTGGTGCCGGGCGAGCTGCGGGCGGTGGCCGCCGCCGGGCGGGTCGCAGCCGGGGTGCGGATGGTGGCCCGGGACGTCCGCGTGGTCGTACGGGGCCGCTGTCCGGGCGGGCTCGACGCCGAGGCGGTGGCCGGGCTGCTGGGGGTGCCGCTGGCCGGGGAGGTGCCGGTCGAGGTGGGGCTCCCGGGGCGGGTCGCCGAGGGGGAACCGCCGGGCGGGCAGGGGCGGGGAGCGCTGGCCCGGTTCTGCGACGGCTTCTGGCGGCGGGCGCTCGGCCCCGCCCAGGGGGTGGCGGCATGA
- a CDS encoding HAD family hydrolase, protein MPHSSPRTAAFFDLDKTVIAKSSTLTFSKSFYQGGLINRRAVLRTAYTQFIYLVGGADHDQMERMREYLSSLCKGWNVQQVREIVAETLHDLIDPLIYDEAASLIEAHHTAGRDVVIVSTSGAEVVEPIGEMLGADRVVATRMVIGEDGCFTGEIGYYAYGPTKAEAVRELAESEGYDLARCYAYSDSVTDIPMLEAVGHPHAVNPDRALRREAVAREWPVLVFNRPVRLKQRLPGLSMPARPALVAAAAVGAAAATAGLVWYVSRRRASALAAASA, encoded by the coding sequence TTGCCGCACTCGTCGCCCCGCACCGCAGCGTTCTTCGACCTGGACAAGACGGTCATTGCGAAGTCAAGCACTCTGACGTTCAGCAAGTCCTTCTACCAGGGCGGCCTCATCAACCGCCGTGCCGTGCTGCGCACCGCCTACACCCAGTTCATCTACCTGGTCGGCGGAGCCGACCACGATCAGATGGAACGGATGCGTGAGTACCTGTCCTCCCTCTGCAAGGGGTGGAACGTCCAGCAGGTGCGGGAGATCGTCGCGGAGACCCTGCACGACCTGATCGACCCACTGATCTACGACGAGGCCGCGTCCCTGATCGAGGCCCACCACACGGCCGGCCGCGACGTGGTGATCGTGTCGACGTCCGGCGCGGAAGTCGTCGAGCCGATCGGCGAGATGCTCGGCGCCGACCGGGTCGTCGCGACGCGCATGGTCATCGGCGAGGACGGCTGCTTCACGGGCGAGATCGGGTACTACGCGTACGGACCGACCAAGGCCGAAGCGGTGCGGGAGCTCGCGGAGTCCGAGGGGTACGACCTCGCCCGGTGCTACGCGTACAGCGACTCGGTGACGGACATTCCGATGCTGGAGGCGGTCGGGCACCCGCACGCCGTCAATCCCGACCGGGCGTTGCGGCGCGAGGCGGTGGCGCGGGAGTGGCCGGTGCTGGTGTTCAACCGGCCGGTGCGGCTGAAGCAGCGGCTTCCGGGGCTGTCGATGCCGGCGCGGCCGGCGCTGGTGGCCGCGGCGGCGGTGGGTGCGGCGGCGGCCACCGCCGGGCTGGTCTGGTACGTCAGTCGGCGACGGGCGAGCGCATTGGCCGCCGCCTCCGCCTGA
- a CDS encoding TadE family type IV pilus minor pilin has protein sequence MCRSEEKRRGPGDRGYVTAEAALVIPALVLFAALLVWALMAAAAQIRCVDAARVGARAAARSEPPGVAEAAARAAAPPGAQVGLEREGDLWRVRVSAPAPGPGGLPVRLGAQAVALAEDSVGPPS, from the coding sequence ATGTGCCGTTCTGAGGAGAAACGCCGGGGGCCGGGTGACCGGGGATACGTGACGGCCGAGGCCGCTCTGGTGATTCCCGCGCTGGTGCTCTTCGCGGCGCTGCTGGTGTGGGCGCTGATGGCGGCGGCCGCGCAGATCCGGTGCGTGGACGCGGCCCGGGTCGGGGCCCGGGCGGCGGCCCGCTCGGAGCCGCCCGGCGTGGCGGAGGCGGCGGCCCGGGCCGCCGCCCCGCCGGGGGCGCAAGTGGGGCTGGAGCGGGAGGGCGACCTGTGGCGGGTCCGGGTCTCGGCGCCGGCGCCGGGTCCGGGCGGGCTGCCGGTGCGGCTCGGCGCTCAGGCGGTGGCCCTGGCCGAGGACAGCGTGGGGCCGCCGTCATGA
- a CDS encoding DUF4244 domain-containing protein, protein MRIIWTRLRSALSGRATDAGMSTSEYAMGTIAACAFAAVLYKVVTSDVVSTALQSTIGKALDVPF, encoded by the coding sequence ATGAGGATCATCTGGACCCGTCTGCGGTCGGCGCTGAGCGGTCGTGCGACCGACGCGGGCATGTCCACTTCCGAATACGCCATGGGCACGATCGCCGCGTGTGCATTCGCGGCCGTTCTGTACAAGGTGGTGACGAGTGACGTGGTCTCCACGGCACTTCAGTCGACCATCGGGAAGGCGCTCGATGTGCCGTTCTGA
- a CDS encoding type II secretion system F family protein — protein sequence MSGAAAVPVPLFAGVLCAGTAAWALAGGDRVSRRARVVLAGGGAVVPHSPANWERLVVAVRVRAARWREWSCLGAGLVVALLGGSVIPLVAGAAAVPLVRRWLRVRRRERERGARAAGVIALCGAVVGELRAGAQPGQALTAAIRRTAAGPGGPGPAEAAVLAAAAFGGDVPAALRLASREPGAEGLAGMAACWSIAVDGGAGLAAGLDRLEGALRAERDRQESLRAQLAGARSTTVVLALLPLVGLLMGTGLGADPLRVLLHTPVGWGCLLAGGVLEALGLLWCRRIVRAGER from the coding sequence GTGAGCGGGGCGGCCGCGGTGCCGGTGCCGCTGTTCGCCGGGGTGCTCTGCGCGGGGACGGCCGCCTGGGCGCTGGCCGGGGGAGACCGGGTCTCCCGGCGGGCCCGGGTGGTGCTGGCCGGGGGCGGGGCCGTGGTGCCCCACAGCCCGGCGAACTGGGAGCGGCTGGTCGTCGCGGTGCGGGTACGGGCCGCTCGGTGGCGGGAGTGGTCCTGCCTCGGGGCCGGGCTCGTGGTCGCGCTGCTGGGCGGCTCGGTGATCCCGCTGGTGGCGGGTGCTGCGGCGGTGCCGCTGGTGCGGCGGTGGCTGCGGGTCCGCCGGCGGGAGCGGGAGCGGGGGGCCCGGGCCGCCGGGGTGATCGCGCTGTGCGGCGCGGTGGTGGGCGAGCTGCGGGCGGGGGCCCAGCCCGGGCAGGCGCTGACGGCGGCGATACGGCGGACGGCGGCGGGCCCGGGCGGTCCGGGCCCGGCGGAGGCGGCGGTCCTGGCGGCCGCGGCGTTCGGCGGAGACGTCCCCGCGGCGTTGCGGCTGGCCTCGCGGGAGCCCGGCGCGGAAGGGCTGGCCGGGATGGCCGCCTGCTGGTCGATCGCGGTGGACGGGGGCGCCGGGCTCGCTGCCGGACTGGACCGGCTGGAGGGGGCGTTGCGGGCCGAGCGGGACCGGCAGGAGTCCCTGCGGGCGCAGTTGGCGGGGGCCAGGTCGACGACGGTGGTGCTGGCCCTGCTGCCGCTGGTCGGCCTGCTGATGGGCACCGGGCTCGGGGCGGATCCGCTCCGCGTGCTGCTGCACACCCCGGTCGGGTGGGGCTGCCTGCTGGCGGGCGGGGTGCTGGAGGCGCTGGGGCTGCTGTGGTGCCGGCGGATCGTACGGGCGGGGGAGCGGTGA
- a CDS encoding type II secretion system F family protein: MGAFVIHRLGTALCLAAVALCTASAVVARIRARAVRRRAAVLLSAGPARRAPVFGSGTRAVVTAWAGPAGALLAAWVLVGGWPGALAGCGAAIGVRRWLRRARPPAGVDPREAERQLPFAADLLAACLAAGAAPVEAAEVVGESLGGPVGERLALAGAELRLGGEPGAAWGRLAQIPGARALAECLERAARTGAPAAEPVSRLATALREDRARQAGARAQRAAVLVTAPVGLCFLPAFLAVGVAPVVIGMASGLLSSH; encoded by the coding sequence ATGGGCGCCTTCGTGATCCACAGGCTGGGGACGGCGTTGTGCCTCGCGGCCGTGGCGCTGTGCACGGCTTCGGCCGTGGTCGCGCGGATCCGGGCGCGGGCGGTCCGGCGCAGGGCCGCGGTGCTGCTGTCGGCGGGACCGGCGCGGCGGGCGCCGGTGTTCGGGTCCGGGACGCGGGCGGTGGTGACGGCGTGGGCCGGTCCGGCGGGGGCGCTGCTGGCGGCCTGGGTGCTGGTCGGCGGGTGGCCGGGGGCGCTGGCCGGCTGCGGGGCGGCGATCGGGGTCCGGCGCTGGCTTCGGCGGGCGCGGCCGCCGGCCGGGGTGGATCCGCGGGAGGCGGAGCGGCAGCTGCCGTTCGCGGCCGATCTGTTGGCCGCCTGTCTGGCGGCGGGCGCGGCGCCGGTGGAGGCCGCGGAGGTGGTGGGCGAGTCGCTGGGCGGCCCGGTCGGCGAGCGGCTGGCACTGGCCGGGGCGGAGCTGCGGCTCGGCGGCGAACCCGGCGCCGCGTGGGGGAGGCTGGCGCAGATACCGGGCGCCCGGGCGCTCGCGGAATGCCTGGAGCGGGCCGCCCGGACGGGGGCCCCGGCCGCCGAGCCGGTCTCCCGCCTCGCGACGGCCCTGCGCGAGGACCGGGCCCGGCAGGCCGGCGCCCGCGCGCAGCGGGCGGCCGTGCTCGTCACCGCTCCCGTGGGCCTGTGTTTCCTCCCCGCGTTTCTCGCGGTCGGAGTGGCCCCGGTGGTGATCGGAATGGCATCCGGCCTTCTCTCCTCCCACTGA
- a CDS encoding TadA family conjugal transfer-associated ATPase, which produces MSAVLLDAVRQRLAESGAEPTPARVAAALRAQGRLLGDAEVLGVAAELRSELVGAGPLEALLADPEVTDVLVAAPDRVWVDRGGGLELTGVTFADADAVRRLAQRLAAVAGRRLDDARPWVDARMPDGTRLHAVLPPVAVGSACLSLRVVRPRAFTLDELVEAGTLPPGGQRLLGDMVEARLSFLVSGGTGTGKTTLLSALLGLVGPGERIVLAEDSAELRPDHPHVVRLETRPANQEGAGLVTLADLVRQALRMRPDRLVVGEVRGAEVADLLAALNTGHEGGCGTVHANAAAHVPARLEALGSSAGLDRAALHSQLAAALALVVHLVRDRAGRRRVAEVHVLERDAAGLVVTVPALRWSARGFVREPGWERLRPLLRGAR; this is translated from the coding sequence ATGAGCGCCGTGCTCCTGGACGCGGTGCGTCAGCGGCTCGCCGAGAGCGGGGCGGAGCCGACCCCGGCCCGGGTGGCGGCGGCCCTGCGGGCCCAGGGCCGGCTGCTGGGTGATGCGGAAGTGCTGGGGGTGGCAGCCGAGTTACGGTCCGAACTGGTCGGCGCCGGCCCGCTGGAGGCGCTGCTCGCCGACCCGGAGGTCACCGATGTCCTGGTGGCAGCCCCGGACCGGGTGTGGGTGGACCGCGGCGGCGGGCTGGAGCTGACCGGGGTGACCTTCGCCGACGCCGATGCCGTGCGCAGGCTCGCCCAGCGACTGGCCGCCGTCGCGGGCCGGCGCCTGGACGACGCCCGGCCCTGGGTGGACGCCCGGATGCCGGACGGCACCCGCTTGCACGCCGTGCTGCCACCGGTGGCGGTCGGCTCGGCCTGCCTGTCGCTGCGGGTGGTGCGGCCGCGGGCGTTCACGCTCGACGAGCTGGTCGAGGCGGGAACGCTGCCGCCCGGCGGACAGCGCCTCCTGGGGGACATGGTCGAGGCCCGGCTGTCCTTCCTCGTCTCCGGTGGGACCGGCACCGGCAAGACCACCCTGCTCAGCGCCCTGTTGGGGCTGGTCGGCCCCGGCGAGCGGATCGTCCTGGCCGAGGATTCGGCCGAACTGCGCCCCGACCATCCGCATGTGGTGCGGCTGGAGACCCGGCCGGCCAACCAGGAGGGGGCGGGCCTGGTGACCCTGGCGGACCTGGTCCGGCAGGCGCTGCGGATGCGCCCGGACCGGCTGGTCGTCGGCGAGGTCCGGGGAGCCGAAGTGGCCGATCTGCTGGCTGCTTTGAACACGGGTCACGAAGGCGGGTGCGGCACGGTCCATGCGAACGCCGCCGCGCACGTGCCGGCCCGGCTGGAGGCGCTGGGGAGCTCCGCGGGGCTCGACCGGGCCGCCCTGCACAGCCAGTTGGCGGCCGCGCTGGCCCTCGTGGTCCATCTGGTCCGGGACCGGGCGGGGCGCCGCCGGGTGGCCGAGGTGCACGTGCTGGAGCGGGACGCCGCCGGGCTGGTGGTGACCGTACCGGCACTGCGCTGGTCCGCCCGGGGCTTCGTCCGGGAGCCGGGCTGGGAGCGGCTGCGTCCCCTGCTGCGGGGTGCGCGGTGA